The Sesamum indicum cultivar Zhongzhi No. 13 linkage group LG2, S_indicum_v1.0, whole genome shotgun sequence genome contains a region encoding:
- the LOC105155685 gene encoding LOW QUALITY PROTEIN: protein YIPF6 homolog (The sequence of the model RefSeq protein was modified relative to this genomic sequence to represent the inferred CDS: inserted 2 bases in 1 codon) gives MSYSDTIPLHPSSQSDIDEIENLINSSHSSVLPARPPSPPRASIPISSTPPPPPXPSSPPPPPAVHKPTPVPSVIPTVPAAAAPKPPTHGSTSGSGSIGVTGFGSAPNTLTEPVWDTVKRDLSRIVSNLKLVVFPNPYREDPGKALRDWDLWGPFFFIVFLGLTLSWSASVKKSEVFAVAFALLAAGAVILTLNVLLLGGHIIFFQSLSLLGYCLFPLDVGALICMLKDNVIIKVVVVAVTLAWSSWAAYPFMSTAVNPGRKALALYPVLLMYVSVGFLIIAID, from the exons ATGTCTTACAGCGACACCATCCCTCTGCATCCCAGCTCTCAATCGGACATCGACGAGATCGAGAACCTCATCAATTCCAGCCACTCCTCCGTTCTCCCTGCTCGCCCTCCTTCCCCTCCACGCGCCTCCATCCCCATCTCCTCTACCCCCCCACCTCCTCC GCCTTCATCCCCTCCTCCCCCTCCCGCCGTTCACAAACCCACCCCTGTTCCCTCTGTCATACCAACCGTTCCGGCCGCCGCGGCTCCTAAGCCCCCTACACATGGATCCACCAGCGGCAGCGGCAGTATTGGGGTAACCGGTTTCGGGTCGGCCCCGAATACACTGACGGAGCCTGTTTGGGATACCGTCAAGAGGGATTTGTCGAGGATTGTCAGCAATTTGAAGCTGGTTGTTTTCCCCAATCCTTACAGGGAGGATCCGGGGAAGGCATTGAGGGATTGGGATCTCTGGGgaccctttttctttattgttttccTTGGCCTTACTCTCTCATGGTCTGCTTCCGTTAAGAAG TCCGAAGTTTTTGCTGTTGCATTTGCGCTGCTCGCAGCAGGTGCTGTAATTTTGACTTTGAATGTGTTGCTGCTG GGTGGCCACATCATCTTCTTCCAGAGCCTCAGTCTTCTTGGTTACTGTCTATTCCCTCTGGATGTTGGTGCCCTGATTTGCATGTTAAAAGacaatgtaataattaaagtgGTTGTCGTAGCCGTGACATTGGCTTGGAGCTCATGGGCTGCATACCCCTTCATGAGTACTGCTGTCAACCCAGGAAGGAAAGCTCTTGCACTCTATCCCGTCTTACTCATGTACGTCTCTGTGGGTTTCCTCATCATCGCCATCGACTGA